One Synechococcus sp. JA-2-3B'a(2-13) genomic window carries:
- a CDS encoding ABC transporter ATP-binding protein: protein MSRMKVELLHIHKRFGAVQANRDVSLRVEAGTIHGLLGENGAGKSTLVKILSGFLRCDQGEIWIDGQPVRIDSPAAAIRLGIGMLHQDPLDFPSLTVLENFIAGQRGRLGLGLRESRRRLEKACEEFGFNLNPDGAIGSLTVGERQQLEMLRLLSLGINTLILDEPTTGISAAQKDLLFAALRRLAEQGKSVIFVSHKLADVECLCDRVTVMRQGEVVGELPVRGEDIALLEQRLIDWMFGRELAPPARPHSPQRRADPLLELRSLVVRHEPFALALPDLAVQPGEVIGLAGLEGSGQRSFLLTCAGLLPPRRGRILLGGQEMTGRPYGDYLRCGVGFSPADRLREGLIPGLTLQEHFALQQQDPWINWALARQQAQAAIEHFSIRGHPYSRVEQLSGGNQQRSQLALLPTPLSLLLMEHPTRGLDIESALWVWGQLLERTQAGTVILFASADLDEILQYSDRVMVFSGGQVSEPIPAAELTVSRLGQMMTLPVTNSSEIPGIPTEV, encoded by the coding sequence ATGAGCAGAATGAAGGTCGAGCTGCTGCACATCCACAAGCGTTTTGGGGCGGTACAGGCGAACCGCGATGTGTCCTTACGGGTGGAGGCGGGCACGATCCACGGCCTGCTTGGGGAGAATGGGGCCGGCAAAAGTACCTTGGTCAAAATCCTGAGCGGCTTTCTGCGCTGTGATCAGGGGGAGATTTGGATTGATGGGCAACCGGTTCGCATCGACAGCCCTGCAGCAGCCATTCGCCTGGGCATTGGCATGTTGCACCAGGATCCCTTGGATTTTCCTTCTCTGACGGTACTGGAAAACTTTATTGCCGGGCAACGAGGGCGCTTGGGCTTGGGGCTGCGGGAAAGCCGAAGACGTCTCGAGAAAGCCTGTGAAGAGTTTGGTTTTAATCTCAACCCCGATGGAGCCATCGGCAGTTTGACGGTGGGGGAACGGCAACAACTGGAAATGCTGCGGTTGCTTTCCCTGGGGATCAACACCTTGATTTTGGATGAGCCAACGACGGGCATTTCTGCAGCGCAAAAAGATCTTCTGTTCGCGGCTCTGAGAAGGTTGGCGGAGCAGGGCAAATCGGTGATCTTCGTCTCCCACAAGCTGGCCGATGTGGAGTGCCTTTGCGATCGGGTGACGGTGATGCGGCAGGGGGAGGTGGTGGGGGAGCTGCCTGTTAGAGGTGAGGACATTGCCCTGCTGGAACAGCGGTTGATCGATTGGATGTTCGGGCGGGAGTTGGCACCCCCGGCTCGGCCCCATTCTCCGCAAAGGAGGGCGGATCCCCTGTTGGAGTTGCGCTCTCTGGTGGTGCGGCATGAGCCGTTTGCCTTGGCTTTGCCAGATCTGGCGGTGCAGCCGGGGGAAGTGATTGGGTTGGCCGGTTTGGAAGGCAGTGGGCAACGCTCTTTCCTGCTCACCTGTGCAGGGTTGTTGCCGCCCAGGCGTGGCCGGATTCTGTTGGGGGGGCAGGAGATGACAGGCCGTCCTTACGGCGACTATCTGCGCTGTGGGGTGGGGTTTTCTCCGGCGGATCGGCTGCGGGAAGGGCTGATCCCCGGCTTAACCTTGCAGGAGCATTTTGCCCTCCAGCAGCAGGATCCCTGGATCAACTGGGCTCTGGCCCGTCAGCAGGCCCAAGCGGCCATTGAACACTTCAGCATTCGCGGTCACCCCTACAGCCGGGTGGAGCAACTCTCGGGGGGCAACCAGCAGCGCAGCCAGTTGGCTCTCTTGCCCACACCCCTGAGTCTTTTGCTGATGGAGCACCCAACGCGAGGGTTGGACATTGAGTCGGCGCTGTGGGTCTGGGGGCAATTGCTGGAACGCACCCAAGCGGGTACGGTTATTCTTTTTGCCTCGGCGGATTTGGACGAGATCCTGCAGTACAGCGACCGAGTGATGGTGTTCAGCGGCGGACAGGTCTCGGAGCCCATTCCGGCGGCGGAGCTCACCGTTTCACGCCTGGGGCAGATGATGACACTCCCCGTCACCAACAGCAGCGAGATTCCAGGGATCCCAACTGAGGTTTAG
- a CDS encoding ribose-phosphate pyrophosphokinase — MVRPAPLLRPSPLPPISDSNRLKIFSGSANPALAQEVARYLGMDLGPMLRKRFADGELYIQIQESIRGADVYLVQPTCRPVNDHLMELLVIIDACRRASARQITAVLPYYGYARADRKTAGREAITAKLVANMITQAGAHRVLAMDLHSAQIQGYFDIPLDHVYAQPVLQAYLKEKGLLDEDIVVVSPDVGGVARARAFAKKLKEAPLAIIDKRRQAHNDVEVMNLIGDVRGKTAILVDDMIDTAGTISEGAKLLRKLGAKAVYACAIHPVFSEPAIQRLRGGLFEEVIVTNTIPIPPEQHFPELTVLSVANVLGEAIWRIHEDSSVSSMFH, encoded by the coding sequence GTGGTTCGCCCTGCCCCTCTTCTCCGCCCTTCTCCCCTGCCACCCATCTCGGATAGCAACCGCCTCAAAATCTTCTCAGGCAGCGCCAACCCGGCTCTGGCTCAGGAGGTAGCGCGTTACCTGGGCATGGATCTGGGCCCGATGTTGCGCAAGCGCTTTGCCGATGGCGAGCTGTACATCCAAATCCAAGAGTCGATCCGGGGTGCCGATGTCTACTTGGTGCAGCCCACCTGCCGCCCCGTCAACGACCACCTAATGGAACTGCTGGTCATTATTGACGCCTGTCGCCGCGCCTCTGCCCGGCAGATCACCGCTGTCTTGCCCTACTACGGCTACGCTCGCGCCGACCGCAAAACGGCAGGCCGAGAAGCGATCACCGCCAAGCTGGTGGCCAACATGATTACCCAGGCGGGAGCTCATCGCGTGCTGGCTATGGATCTGCACTCGGCCCAGATTCAAGGCTACTTCGACATTCCCCTCGACCATGTCTACGCCCAGCCGGTATTACAGGCTTACCTCAAGGAAAAGGGCTTGCTCGACGAAGACATTGTGGTCGTCTCTCCCGATGTGGGGGGCGTGGCTCGTGCCCGTGCCTTTGCCAAAAAACTCAAGGAAGCCCCTCTGGCAATCATTGACAAGCGCCGCCAAGCCCACAACGATGTGGAAGTCATGAATCTGATTGGGGATGTGCGGGGGAAAACTGCCATCCTTGTGGATGACATGATCGATACCGCAGGCACCATCTCGGAAGGGGCAAAATTGCTGCGCAAGCTGGGAGCCAAAGCGGTTTATGCCTGCGCCATTCATCCTGTTTTTTCTGAGCCGGCCATTCAACGCCTGCGGGGTGGCCTGTTTGAAGAGGTGATCGTCACCAACACCATCCCTATCCCTCCAGAGCAGCACTTTCCCGAGTTAACCGTTCTCTCGGTAGCCAATGTGCTGGGGGAAGCGATCTGGCGCATCCATGAAGATAGCTCCGTCAGCAGCATGTTTCACTAA